The following proteins are co-located in the Dietzia timorensis genome:
- the recF gene encoding DNA replication/repair protein RecF (All proteins in this family for which functions are known are DNA-binding proteins that assist the filamentation of RecA onto DNA for the initiation of recombination or recombinational repair.) has translation MHLRGLRLVDYRSWPQLDLELDTGTTVLVGRNGFGKTNVLEAITMLATLSSHRVSGDAPLVRTGKEGAIITALAHNRGRELSVELAVNKGKANRARLNTSSVRSPRQILGVVQSVIFAPEDLALVRAEPSGRRAFLDDLAVQRRPRMAALRSEYDKVVRQRTALLKNAAAALRRAPDQEALASIEVWDIRLAELGAQIVAARAGLVEELGPLVTEAYARLAPTSRAATIAYVPRLRGEVPGVAELQDTDFMEAVLLAEIAARRDDEVVRGQTLVGPHRDELQLNLGQEPAKGFASHGETWSFALALRIASLELLRKDDMEPILMLDDVFAELDTARRSALAEVATGVEQVLVTAAVPEDLPAALGGTRCYVDMTGTGDERESRITRIERPGLGETVEGE, from the coding sequence ATGCATCTGCGTGGCCTGCGGCTCGTCGACTATCGCTCGTGGCCGCAACTCGATCTCGAGCTTGATACCGGGACGACCGTGCTTGTCGGTCGTAACGGATTCGGCAAGACCAATGTTCTCGAGGCGATCACGATGCTGGCGACGCTCTCGTCGCACCGAGTCTCCGGGGATGCCCCACTCGTTCGCACGGGGAAAGAGGGCGCGATCATCACTGCGCTCGCCCATAACCGTGGCCGCGAGTTGTCGGTGGAGCTCGCCGTCAACAAGGGGAAAGCCAATCGTGCGCGACTGAACACGTCGTCGGTGCGATCTCCGCGCCAGATTCTCGGTGTCGTCCAGTCGGTGATTTTCGCTCCCGAGGATCTCGCGCTCGTTCGTGCTGAGCCGTCGGGACGTCGCGCGTTTCTCGACGATCTCGCCGTACAGAGGCGGCCGCGGATGGCGGCGCTGCGTTCGGAGTACGACAAGGTCGTTCGGCAGCGGACCGCGTTGCTCAAGAATGCGGCGGCTGCGCTGCGCCGAGCGCCGGATCAGGAGGCGTTGGCGTCGATCGAGGTGTGGGATATCCGGCTCGCCGAGCTCGGCGCACAGATCGTCGCGGCGCGGGCAGGTCTGGTCGAGGAGCTAGGGCCGCTGGTGACGGAGGCGTATGCGCGGCTCGCGCCGACATCAAGGGCGGCGACGATTGCCTATGTTCCGCGGCTGCGCGGGGAGGTGCCGGGCGTCGCCGAGCTGCAGGACACCGATTTCATGGAGGCGGTGCTGCTCGCGGAGATAGCCGCGCGCCGTGACGACGAGGTCGTGCGTGGCCAGACGCTCGTCGGTCCACATCGCGATGAGTTACAGCTCAATCTGGGGCAGGAGCCGGCCAAGGGGTTCGCCTCGCATGGGGAGACGTGGTCTTTTGCGTTGGCGCTTCGCATCGCGTCGCTCGAGCTTCTGCGCAAGGACGATATGGAGCCGATTCTCATGCTCGACGATGTTTTCGCCGAGCTCGATACCGCGAGGCGGTCCGCTTTGGCCGAGGTCGCCACGGGTGTAGAACAGGTATTGGTGACGGCGGCGGTGCCCGAAGATCTGCCGGCCGCGCTCGGGGGGACCCGGTGCTATGTGGACATGACGGGAACCGGGGACGAGCGCGAATCGCGGATCACGAGGATTGAACGCCCGGGTCTGGGCGAGACCGTGGAGGGGGAGTAG